CAGCCTGTGGCCGCTGCTGCATTATCGCACCGGTCTCGTCGCATTCTCGCGCGAGGAATATAAGGGCTATCGCGCCACCAACCGGAAATTCGCCGAAGCGCTCATGCCGCTCCTGCGGCCGGATGACATTGTCTGGATCCACGACTATCACCTGATCCCGCTTGGCCATTCTTTGCGCGAACAGGGCTGCCGCCAGAGGATCGGCTTCTTCCTGCATATACCGTTTCCTCCGCTCTCGGTCTTCGACATTCTGCCGCCGGCCAGGGAACTCATCGTCGACCTTGCCACCTACGATGTCGTGGGCTTCCAGACCAATGAGGACCGCGACAATTTCCAGGGCTGTGCCAGGAGTCTCCTGGACGGCAATCAGCGAGCCCAGGCGCTGACCGCATCCGTGGCCATCCCTGTCGGCATTGACGGCAAGGCCTTTGCCCGGATGGCGGAGACATCGCGCATGAACGCGGAATCTCACCGGCTGAAGCACAGCCTCGTTGGCCGCAGGCTCATCATAGGCGCCGACCGGCTTGATTATTCCAAGGGACTGCCGCAGCGCTTCGAGGCCTACTCCGAACTGCTCGAAACCCATGCCGATTATCGCGAGAAGATCAGCTTCCTGCAGATCGCGCCGCGCTCGCGCGAGGAGGTGACCGAATATCGCGATCTGAAGCGCGGTCTCGACCGGCTCACCGGCAGGATAAACGGCAAATATGCGGAATTCGACTGGGTGCCGCTGCGCTATATGACCCACGGCCTGTCGCGCAAGCTGCTGGCCGGATTCTTCCGCATGGCCGCGATCGGCCTCGTTACGCCATTGCGCGATGGGATGAACCTGGTGGCGATGGAATATGTCGCCGCCCAGGATGAAGACGACCCGGGCGTATTGGTCCTGTCGCGCTTTGCCGGTGCGGCGGCGAGCCTTGATGCCGCGCTGATCGTCAATCCGTTCGATACCAGTGCTGTCGCCGAGGCGATCCATCAAGGCCTCATGATGCCAAGGGAGGAGCGCCGCACTCGCTGGCTGAACTTGATGGACAGGATCGAACAGGACAGCGCCGCCTCTTGGTGCCGGCGCTTCCTGGCGCGCCTCACCGATACGAAGCTGCGCGCCGCGTCTTGACCAGCGCATCGGACCGAAAAGTGCGAAGCGGTTTTCGGATAATCCGATGCGCAAATCAAAGAGTTAGAGAGCCGGACCGATCCTATGTGAGCATCCGGCGCTCTGAAAGGCTCTGAGCCCCGCTGACGATCACGTTGATGAGTTTGGATTGACTCAATCCAAACTCATCGTGGTCTAACTAGTCAGGCTTTTCCGCTCATCATCAATCTGAAGGCATAGACGAGCGCCACTTCCTTGAGCCGGTCGAAGCGTCCGGGCGCGCCGCCGTGCCCTGCCTCCATCTGCGTCTTGAGCAGCAGCAGATTCTGGTCGGTCTTGCGGTCGCGCAGGCGCGCCACCCATTTCGCCGGCTCCCAGTAAGTGACGCGCGGATCGGTGAGCCCGCCCACCGCCAAGATATTGGGATAGTCCTTCGCCGCAACATTGTCATAGGGCGAATAGGCGGCGATGATATCGTAGAATTCCTTGCTGGCGATGGGATTGCCCCATTCGGTCCATTCGGGCGGCGTCAGCGGCAGCGTGTCGTCGAGCATGGTAGTGAGCACGTCGACGAAGGGCACCTCGGCGACGACCGCC
This genomic stretch from Nordella sp. HKS 07 harbors:
- a CDS encoding trehalose-6-phosphate synthase yields the protein MARLVIVSNRVPAPARRDQTAGGLAVVLEEALKGDVLWFGWSGRRVPEASSKPSSATRGTITFATIDLSESDYQSYYAGFANRSLWPLLHYRTGLVAFSREEYKGYRATNRKFAEALMPLLRPDDIVWIHDYHLIPLGHSLREQGCRQRIGFFLHIPFPPLSVFDILPPARELIVDLATYDVVGFQTNEDRDNFQGCARSLLDGNQRAQALTASVAIPVGIDGKAFARMAETSRMNAESHRLKHSLVGRRLIIGADRLDYSKGLPQRFEAYSELLETHADYREKISFLQIAPRSREEVTEYRDLKRGLDRLTGRINGKYAEFDWVPLRYMTHGLSRKLLAGFFRMAAIGLVTPLRDGMNLVAMEYVAAQDEDDPGVLVLSRFAGAAASLDAALIVNPFDTSAVAEAIHQGLMMPREERRTRWLNLMDRIEQDSAASWCRRFLARLTDTKLRAAS